The following are encoded in a window of Rubellicoccus peritrichatus genomic DNA:
- a CDS encoding DUF6638 family protein yields MEILQQKGFFGHSLVPVTTPLLVERYNECLRALDKEETLLERFSIDGAGWSPQIAKEKNDPNYLCHGEANLYAVLLTPNQMGKPVYVPMHSFDAAILQTVHNNNSRAINNLTSRTGIILDIDQGIDAYECPLDLLMLDTFTIRAFTPTAIMQGARDQKELVARFRKEPGAWQDATLIDSLIQSAKDLGDLRHSALQIAPTPFNDVGNFYTRAMGGLYVLRDAPDSQCKIVIMAGADHEVDSLPKRDVYSIPKDWEPLIERLTALDFLQPYGADPSEATVARLEQTLHMIIAQEAYANGLEEDFDGLNPAKLASWKQRLRGELKPAYGELSQLAKAIRRGEKHNDDLEFDAWTHVLQPNPQLPESTRSILWHLLSRIQPHNIEMTYRHHKSLFYERYQSWSKPQRIWALNFLTNQGLPHHE; encoded by the coding sequence ATGGAAATTCTACAGCAAAAAGGTTTCTTTGGGCACAGTCTCGTGCCAGTCACGACTCCCTTGCTGGTTGAGCGTTACAATGAATGCCTGCGTGCACTCGACAAGGAAGAGACATTGCTGGAACGTTTCTCCATCGATGGCGCAGGATGGAGCCCGCAGATTGCCAAAGAGAAAAACGACCCCAACTATCTCTGCCACGGCGAAGCCAACCTTTACGCTGTTTTGCTGACACCGAACCAAATGGGAAAGCCGGTCTACGTGCCGATGCATTCCTTCGATGCCGCAATTCTACAAACGGTTCATAACAACAACTCGCGGGCGATTAACAATCTGACCAGTCGCACAGGTATTATCCTGGATATAGATCAAGGTATTGATGCATACGAATGTCCACTCGACTTACTGATGCTGGATACCTTCACCATTCGCGCATTCACACCGACTGCGATTATGCAGGGCGCACGCGATCAAAAAGAACTCGTCGCCCGCTTCCGCAAAGAACCTGGCGCATGGCAGGATGCAACGCTGATTGATTCGTTGATTCAATCAGCCAAAGACCTTGGAGACTTGCGTCACAGTGCACTTCAAATCGCACCAACTCCTTTCAATGATGTTGGTAACTTCTACACGCGGGCAATGGGCGGTCTATATGTGCTTCGTGATGCTCCCGATTCCCAGTGCAAAATCGTCATCATGGCGGGAGCTGACCACGAAGTTGACAGCCTCCCCAAACGAGACGTCTATTCCATACCGAAAGATTGGGAACCATTGATTGAGCGTTTGACCGCTCTGGATTTTCTCCAACCTTACGGCGCTGATCCGTCAGAAGCGACCGTCGCACGTCTCGAACAAACCCTCCACATGATTATTGCCCAAGAGGCTTATGCCAATGGGCTTGAGGAAGATTTCGACGGGTTGAATCCTGCCAAACTCGCAAGCTGGAAACAGAGACTGCGTGGTGAACTGAAACCCGCATACGGCGAGCTGAGTCAACTGGCCAAAGCAATACGCCGAGGCGAGAAGCATAATGACGATCTGGAATTTGATGCCTGGACCCATGTCCTCCAGCCGAACCCTCAGCTACCGGAAAGCACACGAAGTATCCTCTGGCACTTGCTGAGCAGAATCCAGCCTCACAATATCGAAATGACATACCGCCATCATAAGTCTCTTTTTTACGAACGCTATCAGTCGTGGAGCAAACCACAAAGAATCTGGGCGTTGAACTTCCTCACCAACCAAGGGCTTCCCCATCATGAGTAA